One Echinicola strongylocentroti DNA window includes the following coding sequences:
- a CDS encoding glycoside hydrolase family 2 TIM barrel-domain containing protein — protein MKLTYVLCFLMGITIQETYGQASAPAWENQEIVGINKVAPHASYVPYTDRSSAMAPAFDKSSLVKSLNGTWKFRWASSPSKSPQAFYRSDYDIAAWEEIKVPGNIEMQGFDFPIYLNHPYEFTKNPNPPHVPDDWNPVGSYKRKFEIPEEWNGKRVVLHFGAVKSAFYLWVNGEEVGYSQGSKTPAEWDITNYLKEGENDLAVKVFRFSDGSYLEGQDFWRLSGIERDVYLYTTPVDYMADFSVLAGLDEGYEHGELEVSILTENTSGAGKGAYRVTLLDAEQREIDSSSLLDYDFEEAGNEPLSYKATIDQVHKWSAEIPYLYSLIIEQLDADGKVVQVVKQDVGFREVEIKGAQLLVNGKPVLVKGVNRHEHDPKTGHYISRERMEEDVKLMKKLNINAVRTAHYPNDDYWYELCDRYGLYVVDEANIESHAMGAAKQREYDHANHISNDPSWERAHMDRVERMYHRDKNHPSVIIWSLGNEAGDGVNFVKAYEWLKGQDARPVQFEQANLKPHTDIYAPMYISMEEMENYAILPNIYRPLIQCEYAHAMGNSLGDFQDYWDLIESYDALQGGFIWDWVDQAFYKETTEGSTYFAYGGDFGPDTLRNDNNFCINGLVGADRQLNPHAFEVKKVYQNFKVEPLNLDQGQFLVTNENTFKNYDDRELRWVLMANGQPIEEGVLPIDIEAMERKVVEIPISNKREEGKEYAINLYLISKVSSAWIQKGDTVGEEQFLFPVTHPHNPVMEDTDFGNFNAEVSSSHIEFSGDGFHIIFDRGAGELSSIQVEGKELLIQGLQPDFWRAPVDNDFGNGMVKREGAWKDAGQQKKVEKVALEKINEGTYKIRVYSIIPELESKFNTSYTINWKGEIQVENAFLVAPHIKVPELPRLGMQLKLTSDLDAVDWYGRGPHENYLDRKTSALVGAYHSSVEGLFHPYVRPQENGYRTDTRVVRFADKEGTGLVVVGHPQLSWGASYYDEDSFSQKKKMDVRHTVDMKKQDHIKVNLDYRQMGVGGDNSWGDRPHTQYRILPHDHYYAFTIKLQKGKEPFADVLESIDMGYIASPIDKEISNYYHNE, from the coding sequence ATGAAGTTAACATATGTTTTGTGTTTCCTGATGGGTATCACTATTCAGGAAACGTATGGGCAAGCATCAGCCCCCGCATGGGAAAACCAAGAGATTGTTGGGATCAACAAAGTAGCTCCACATGCCTCTTATGTTCCTTATACAGACAGGTCAAGTGCTATGGCACCTGCTTTTGACAAGTCCAGTTTGGTAAAATCACTGAATGGCACTTGGAAGTTTAGATGGGCGTCCAGTCCATCCAAAAGCCCCCAAGCATTTTATCGGTCTGATTATGATATAGCGGCTTGGGAAGAGATCAAGGTTCCGGGTAATATTGAAATGCAGGGATTTGATTTCCCTATTTACCTCAACCATCCTTATGAATTCACTAAAAACCCCAATCCACCCCATGTCCCTGATGACTGGAATCCGGTGGGATCATACAAAAGGAAGTTTGAAATCCCGGAAGAATGGAATGGAAAAAGGGTTGTGCTTCACTTTGGAGCAGTAAAATCCGCCTTTTACCTGTGGGTAAATGGGGAGGAAGTTGGTTATTCACAAGGCTCAAAAACTCCTGCAGAATGGGATATTACCAATTATCTGAAGGAAGGGGAAAATGACCTTGCTGTAAAGGTATTTAGGTTTTCGGATGGATCGTATCTCGAAGGACAGGATTTTTGGAGGTTAAGCGGCATCGAACGAGATGTGTACCTTTATACCACTCCGGTGGATTATATGGCTGACTTTTCAGTGTTAGCGGGTTTAGATGAAGGTTATGAACATGGGGAGCTTGAAGTGTCCATACTTACCGAAAATACTTCAGGAGCCGGAAAAGGAGCATATAGGGTGACGCTATTGGATGCAGAACAGCGCGAGATAGACTCATCAAGCCTCCTTGATTACGATTTTGAGGAAGCGGGTAATGAGCCCCTTAGCTATAAAGCCACCATTGACCAAGTCCATAAGTGGTCAGCTGAAATACCCTATTTGTACAGTTTGATAATTGAACAGCTGGATGCTGACGGGAAGGTAGTGCAAGTAGTCAAGCAAGATGTCGGATTTCGTGAAGTAGAGATTAAAGGCGCTCAACTGTTGGTAAACGGGAAACCGGTATTGGTAAAAGGGGTAAACCGCCATGAGCATGACCCCAAAACGGGCCATTATATCAGCAGAGAGAGAATGGAGGAAGATGTGAAGTTGATGAAGAAGTTGAATATCAATGCGGTACGTACGGCACACTACCCCAATGACGACTATTGGTATGAGCTATGTGACCGGTATGGCCTATATGTGGTGGATGAAGCCAATATCGAGTCCCATGCGATGGGAGCTGCCAAGCAGCGGGAATACGATCATGCCAATCATATTTCAAATGATCCTTCTTGGGAACGCGCGCACATGGACCGTGTCGAACGCATGTATCATAGGGATAAAAACCACCCCTCGGTGATCATTTGGTCTTTGGGAAATGAAGCGGGTGACGGTGTGAATTTTGTAAAAGCTTATGAATGGCTAAAGGGCCAAGATGCACGACCAGTGCAGTTTGAACAAGCCAATTTAAAACCACATACAGATATCTATGCTCCTATGTATATATCGATGGAGGAAATGGAAAATTACGCCATACTTCCCAATATCTACCGTCCTCTTATCCAATGTGAGTATGCCCACGCCATGGGCAATAGCTTAGGGGATTTCCAGGATTATTGGGACCTGATCGAATCATATGATGCGCTTCAAGGAGGATTTATTTGGGATTGGGTGGACCAAGCGTTCTATAAAGAAACAACAGAAGGAAGCACTTACTTTGCTTATGGAGGGGACTTTGGCCCTGATACTTTGCGAAATGACAATAACTTCTGCATCAATGGCCTAGTGGGAGCAGACCGCCAGTTAAACCCCCATGCCTTCGAGGTGAAGAAAGTGTATCAGAATTTTAAAGTAGAACCTCTAAACCTTGACCAAGGGCAGTTTTTGGTGACCAATGAGAATACCTTTAAAAACTACGACGATCGGGAGCTTCGTTGGGTACTTATGGCGAATGGCCAGCCTATCGAAGAAGGGGTCTTGCCGATTGATATAGAAGCCATGGAACGTAAGGTAGTCGAGATCCCGATTTCGAATAAAAGGGAAGAGGGCAAAGAGTATGCGATAAACCTATACCTTATCAGCAAGGTGTCGTCTGCTTGGATCCAAAAAGGTGATACCGTTGGGGAGGAGCAATTCCTGTTTCCCGTAACCCATCCCCATAATCCGGTGATGGAAGATACTGATTTTGGCAACTTTAACGCAGAAGTGTCAAGTTCACATATCGAGTTTTCCGGTGATGGTTTTCACATCATCTTTGATCGTGGGGCGGGAGAATTAAGCAGTATCCAGGTGGAGGGTAAAGAGCTCCTGATCCAAGGGCTTCAGCCTGATTTCTGGAGAGCTCCAGTGGACAATGACTTTGGTAACGGTATGGTAAAAAGAGAAGGAGCTTGGAAAGATGCCGGACAACAAAAGAAGGTCGAAAAGGTAGCCTTGGAAAAAATCAATGAGGGTACTTATAAAATAAGGGTCTATAGTATTATCCCAGAACTTGAATCCAAGTTCAATACCAGTTATACAATCAACTGGAAAGGTGAAATACAAGTAGAAAATGCCTTTTTGGTAGCACCGCATATTAAGGTTCCCGAACTACCGCGCCTTGGAATGCAGTTGAAGTTGACAAGTGATTTGGATGCCGTTGATTGGTATGGCCGGGGACCACATGAAAATTATCTTGACCGTAAGACTTCTGCCTTGGTGGGTGCTTATCATTCTAGTGTCGAGGGGCTATTTCATCCCTATGTGAGACCCCAGGAAAACGGATACCGCACAGATACCAGAGTAGTGAGATTTGCCGACAAAGAGGGGACTGGATTAGTGGTAGTGGGACACCCCCAGCTTTCGTGGGGCGCCAGTTACTATGATGAGGATTCCTTCAGTCAAAAGAAAAAAATGGATGTAAGGCATACGGTGGATATGAAAAAGCAAGATCATATCAAGGTAAACCTGGACTATAGACAGATGGGTGTAGGAGGTGATAATAGCTGGGGAGACAGGCCCCATACTCAATACAGGATTTTGCCACATGACCATTATTATGCATTTACCATAAAACTGCAAAAGGGCAAAGAACCATTTGCAGATGTATTGGAATCAATAGATATGGGGTATATTGCCAGTCCAATAGACAAGGAAATATCCAATTATTATCATAATGAGTAA
- a CDS encoding sulfatase, with product MSKIIGSILIALALSANVFSQSMELVGPSEKPNVILINVDDLGWKDLGFMGAEFYETPNLDHLAAHGVVFREAYAGAANCAPSRANMLTGKYGMSHGVYTVHPPDRGDPKTRVLIPSHNEKFIPSGMKTLGNLFKENGYATGTFGKWHVSVNPLEYGFDHNVAGGPQGNPGRGGYFSPYKVDHITPQKKGEYLTDRLTLEAMDFVESHRDTPFFLYLPFYTVHSPLMAKEEDLKRFSSKQGKPGRNNTTYAAMIYNMDKNVGRLLEKVDELGISENTIIIFTSDNGGIRATSRQDPLRAGKGSYYEGGIRVPMVVSWSGTLQAAVSNEPVSQMDLFPTLATIIGDEKEDWDLEGSDITAALKGQKMADRDFFWHFPIYLQAYKPLEDQARDPLFRTRPGSVIRSGDWKLHQYFEDGGLELYHLGEDVGEKHNVASEHPDVVKELLGKLDQWRKRYHAPVPTEKNPSYDAEFENDQKLILLE from the coding sequence ATGAGTAAGATTATAGGGAGTATTCTTATTGCTCTGGCCCTTTCAGCAAATGTGTTTAGTCAGTCCATGGAGCTGGTTGGTCCCTCGGAAAAGCCCAATGTGATTTTGATCAATGTAGATGATCTTGGCTGGAAGGACCTTGGCTTTATGGGGGCTGAGTTTTATGAAACGCCTAATTTGGATCATCTTGCAGCACATGGAGTGGTGTTTAGAGAAGCCTATGCAGGAGCAGCCAATTGTGCGCCAAGCAGAGCAAATATGCTTACAGGTAAGTATGGTATGAGCCATGGCGTATATACTGTGCACCCACCAGATAGGGGCGATCCCAAAACCCGGGTGCTCATTCCTTCCCATAATGAAAAGTTTATCCCCAGCGGAATGAAGACCCTGGGGAATCTCTTTAAGGAAAACGGCTATGCTACCGGTACGTTTGGGAAATGGCATGTTTCTGTAAATCCCCTAGAATATGGTTTTGACCATAATGTAGCGGGCGGCCCACAGGGCAATCCTGGTAGAGGAGGATACTTTAGCCCCTATAAGGTGGATCATATAACACCCCAAAAGAAAGGAGAATACCTTACCGATAGGCTGACCTTGGAAGCCATGGATTTCGTGGAGTCCCATCGGGATACACCGTTTTTTCTATACCTCCCTTTTTATACTGTGCATAGCCCATTGATGGCCAAAGAAGAAGATCTCAAACGCTTCTCATCAAAACAGGGAAAGCCAGGAAGGAACAACACCACCTATGCGGCCATGATCTATAACATGGACAAGAATGTAGGACGACTGCTTGAAAAGGTGGATGAGTTAGGGATTTCTGAAAATACCATTATCATATTCACTTCAGATAATGGAGGGATACGGGCGACCAGCCGTCAAGATCCTCTTCGCGCCGGAAAAGGAAGTTATTATGAAGGAGGGATCAGGGTTCCCATGGTCGTAAGCTGGTCGGGTACCTTGCAGGCCGCCGTAAGCAATGAGCCCGTAAGCCAAATGGATTTGTTTCCTACACTAGCCACGATCATCGGTGACGAGAAAGAGGACTGGGACCTAGAAGGCAGTGATATTACTGCCGCGTTGAAAGGGCAAAAAATGGCCGACAGGGATTTTTTCTGGCATTTTCCTATTTACCTGCAAGCTTATAAGCCATTAGAGGACCAAGCTAGGGATCCGCTTTTTAGGACCAGACCAGGATCAGTGATTCGTTCAGGCGATTGGAAGCTACATCAATATTTTGAAGATGGAGGATTGGAACTCTATCACCTTGGGGAGGACGTAGGAGAGAAGCACAATGTAGCCAGCGAACATCCGGATGTGGTAAAAGAACTTCTCGGAAAACTGGATCAATGGAGGAAACGGTACCATGCCCCTGTACCAACAGAGAAGAATCCATCGTATGATGCTGAATTTGAAAATGACCAAAAATTAATACTATTAGAATAA
- a CDS encoding arylsulfatase, translated as MKNTRKTKSSDVVMVLSAIMALTACGPTTSTEAQDSTKPNIIYILADDMGYADMGAYGQEKIETPNLDALAESGMMFMNHYTGSTVCAPSRSALMTGLHTGHTPIRGNKEYQPEGQEALPDSVLTIGKMMKKAGYVTGAFGKWGLGFVGTEGDPNNQGLDYFFGYNCQRQAHRYYPEYLWENDQKVFLEGNDWVDKNTYAQDVIHDKTLAFIDKNGDKPFFMYVPLVAPHAELAAPDTAVVNKYRRRFGAEKPYEGKPGADYGEDIVVGMYQSQEYPRATYAAMVERIDKYVGEIVAKLEEKGLTENTVIMFASDNGPHQEGGNDPDFFDSNNGYRGYKRDLYEGGIRTAFVVKWPGKIQKGSKTDHVSAFWDILPTVADMVDYEELPKVDGVSFLPTLLGDGNQPKHDHLYWEFVEQGGKQAVRDGDWKAVRLKVRNQPDAPIELYDLKNDPGETNNVADKHPELVKKMAGLMESSHKKNPVFPLYKHEGKEDQNLFIVD; from the coding sequence ATGAAGAATACAAGGAAAACAAAGTCTTCCGATGTTGTAATGGTACTGTCAGCCATAATGGCCCTGACAGCATGTGGACCGACAACAAGTACCGAAGCCCAAGACAGTACAAAGCCCAATATAATTTATATTTTGGCCGATGATATGGGCTATGCGGATATGGGAGCTTATGGACAGGAAAAAATAGAAACACCTAACCTGGATGCGCTAGCCGAGTCCGGAATGATGTTTATGAACCACTATACGGGAAGTACAGTATGTGCTCCTTCCCGCTCAGCACTGATGACAGGACTACATACCGGACACACTCCCATTCGTGGCAATAAGGAATACCAGCCAGAAGGGCAAGAGGCGTTGCCTGATTCTGTTTTGACGATAGGCAAGATGATGAAAAAAGCAGGGTATGTTACTGGTGCTTTTGGAAAATGGGGCTTGGGCTTCGTCGGAACTGAGGGAGACCCCAATAACCAAGGTCTGGATTATTTCTTTGGCTACAACTGCCAGCGTCAAGCCCACCGTTACTACCCCGAGTACCTTTGGGAAAATGACCAAAAGGTATTCCTTGAAGGGAATGATTGGGTCGATAAAAACACTTATGCACAGGATGTGATCCATGATAAAACATTGGCATTTATTGACAAAAACGGAGACAAGCCATTTTTTATGTACGTACCACTAGTGGCGCCCCATGCCGAGCTAGCAGCCCCTGATACCGCGGTGGTCAATAAATACCGAAGGAGATTTGGAGCAGAAAAACCTTACGAAGGAAAGCCAGGTGCCGACTATGGAGAAGATATTGTCGTAGGTATGTACCAGTCACAGGAATATCCCCGCGCCACCTATGCGGCAATGGTCGAAAGAATCGATAAGTATGTCGGAGAAATAGTAGCAAAACTAGAGGAGAAGGGACTTACAGAAAATACCGTCATCATGTTTGCCAGTGATAATGGCCCCCATCAAGAAGGAGGAAACGACCCTGACTTTTTTGATAGCAATAATGGCTATCGTGGCTATAAGAGAGACCTCTATGAAGGTGGTATAAGAACGGCTTTTGTAGTGAAGTGGCCTGGTAAGATCCAAAAGGGCAGCAAGACAGACCATGTTTCTGCATTTTGGGACATTCTTCCGACTGTGGCGGACATGGTGGATTATGAAGAATTGCCAAAAGTCGATGGCGTTTCCTTTTTGCCGACATTGTTAGGTGATGGCAACCAGCCAAAACACGACCATTTATATTGGGAGTTTGTAGAGCAAGGGGGCAAGCAGGCCGTGAGAGATGGTGATTGGAAGGCCGTGAGGTTGAAAGTCAGGAACCAACCTGATGCTCCAATAGAACTCTATGACCTTAAAAACGATCCAGGGGAAACCAACAATGTGGCAGATAAACACCCTGAGTTGGTTAAGAAGATGGCTGGTCTAATGGAAAGTAGCCATAAGAAGAACCCCGTATTTCCGCTGTACAAACATGAAGGGAAAGAAGACCAAAATCTTTTTATTGTAGACTAA
- a CDS encoding STN domain-containing protein, whose translation MKNSPNEQRLKKPLFIISLKYKLVLLLMAVTVFRLYAKDNYAQKIQITLEVSNTSVGRIIDRIESTTDFHFVYKTKDVDLDRKLSLHVQDENIQTVLERMFKSSLTAYKVKGTHIILKKRLAKPQLPEVKGAS comes from the coding sequence ATGAAAAATAGCCCAAATGAACAGAGGCTTAAGAAACCTTTGTTCATAATCAGCCTCAAATACAAGCTTGTTTTACTGCTCATGGCAGTCACCGTTTTCCGCTTGTATGCCAAAGACAATTACGCCCAAAAGATCCAGATCACCTTAGAGGTTAGCAATACCTCCGTAGGGCGTATCATTGACAGAATTGAATCTACGACAGATTTTCATTTTGTGTATAAGACCAAAGATGTAGATCTGGACCGAAAACTTTCTCTCCACGTTCAGGATGAAAATATCCAAACGGTTTTGGAGCGAATGTTTAAATCGAGTCTTACCGCTTATAAGGTAAAAGGAACCCATATTATTTTAAAGAAAAGGCTTGCGAAGCCTCAATTGCCAGAAGTAAAGGGGGCATCATAG
- a CDS encoding SusC/RagA family TonB-linked outer membrane protein: MKVQGQVVDQNGDPLPLTNILEKGTTNGTQADFDGNFSLSVTDENAVLVFSFIGYTSQEVNVNGQTSLSVQLEESERGLDEVVVVGYGEQKKEHLTSSVATVDEEDLENRPVRSVAEMLTASVPNLNIGVSGNAPDDNPSLNIRGFTGFNFTGNANSGPQAAEPLVLVDGVAQDIRYVNPYDVANISVLKDASAAAIYGNRGANGVILITTKSGKKGERLSVNFSADFQLSKPTGIPDQYDSYQRALISQEFLTNSNGVLMSDTQLELIRQYVEGEIDYKNEIGPNGKYIKVSGYHANEDIGAAAFRDNILNQRYNLSVGGGTEKSSFYFSFGNDKRDGIYNSEVDYVIRNTASIKASTDITDWLTIGVNSRYTKEKTVRPQIWNTGGDGVNNQNDGSIFENIFDANHFPIKEDNGSYNEFSLIPSIKGLAGTYDNDINEVFNKANVEIRPLEGLKITADYGLRFNQRSADRTQFAFMGLDADGTPVDSRRNPDQDAVTKSTQNTTYSVMNLSASYTRKFGDHEFLLLAGYNEEEQRYEELYGFRSDFYTTSVPSLSGAFGDNIVVDDEIRTWANVGVFSRLNYNYKGKYLLEMNSRYDASSRFAPEDRWAFFPAVSAGYNIHEEKFWPLQGIVDRLKITGNWGEQGDPARSGLYPYISTIGTNSQIGTLIGGTRPPSASQPSLIPQNLTWVRVRNIGFGGEIAFFGNRLQAEYQWYQRTSYDQVGPATTLPEVLGIEPPRTNNTVSETRGWEVMVRWNDDLFNVGGSPLQYSVRLGLSDYIGYVVDYENPNEAGQRGVWTTGQRFGEVYGVDVIGIAQNTEDVLTNPHWVKHPRANSEWFIPGDILYADTNGDGVIDEGNGGFWYAQGDRRLLGYNYPRYRYNISLQASWKGFSLSALFDGVGKQTVHSTSRSLVGAFRWVDPYLYDDQGYWRTDNTDAFLPRYYWTINNQVPHVAMPNSRYAFNLAHLRIRNINLSYQLPMSLAGKVGLNNVTFNASVENVGFVYRKQWNKNVDPLQIENNGQMYPPLRTFSFGVRVGI, from the coding sequence GTGAAGGTGCAAGGTCAGGTAGTCGATCAGAATGGCGATCCGTTGCCGCTGACCAATATTTTGGAAAAAGGAACAACGAACGGTACCCAAGCAGACTTTGACGGTAATTTTTCACTTTCAGTGACGGATGAAAATGCTGTTTTGGTATTTTCATTTATCGGGTATACTTCCCAAGAGGTCAATGTAAATGGTCAAACATCACTTTCTGTCCAACTCGAAGAAAGTGAAAGAGGCCTGGATGAAGTGGTCGTAGTCGGATATGGGGAACAGAAAAAAGAACACTTGACTTCATCGGTGGCCACAGTAGATGAAGAAGACCTTGAAAACAGACCAGTTCGCTCAGTGGCAGAGATGCTCACCGCCTCTGTTCCCAATCTAAATATTGGGGTAAGTGGTAATGCCCCGGATGATAATCCGAGTTTGAATATCAGAGGTTTTACAGGATTCAATTTTACAGGAAATGCCAATTCAGGACCTCAGGCAGCAGAGCCATTGGTGTTGGTGGATGGAGTGGCGCAGGACATTAGGTATGTAAACCCTTATGATGTGGCTAATATTTCTGTTTTGAAGGATGCTTCTGCGGCAGCCATTTACGGTAACAGAGGGGCCAATGGAGTGATTCTCATTACGACTAAATCCGGTAAAAAAGGAGAACGTTTATCCGTTAATTTCAGTGCGGATTTTCAATTGAGCAAACCCACGGGCATTCCTGACCAATACGATTCCTATCAGCGTGCACTGATTTCACAAGAGTTTCTCACCAATTCCAATGGCGTATTGATGTCTGACACACAGCTTGAGCTGATCCGACAATATGTAGAAGGAGAAATCGACTATAAAAATGAAATAGGTCCCAATGGCAAGTACATAAAAGTGAGTGGTTATCATGCCAATGAAGATATCGGTGCTGCTGCATTTAGGGACAATATCCTTAATCAACGGTATAATCTAAGCGTAGGCGGAGGTACCGAAAAGTCATCCTTTTATTTTAGTTTTGGCAATGACAAACGAGACGGGATCTATAATTCCGAGGTGGATTATGTGATCCGTAATACAGCCAGTATCAAGGCCAGTACGGATATCACCGACTGGCTGACCATTGGGGTAAACTCCCGGTACACCAAGGAAAAAACCGTAAGGCCCCAGATATGGAATACCGGCGGGGATGGTGTAAACAATCAAAATGATGGGAGCATTTTTGAAAATATCTTTGATGCAAATCACTTTCCAATCAAAGAAGACAACGGTTCATACAATGAATTCAGCTTGATCCCCAGTATTAAAGGACTGGCAGGTACCTATGATAATGACATCAATGAAGTCTTTAATAAGGCCAACGTGGAAATAAGGCCATTGGAAGGACTTAAGATCACGGCAGATTATGGCCTAAGGTTTAACCAACGTTCTGCTGATCGCACCCAATTTGCCTTTATGGGCCTTGATGCAGACGGCACCCCAGTAGATTCACGGAGAAATCCCGATCAGGACGCTGTAACAAAGTCAACCCAAAACACTACTTATAGTGTGATGAACCTAAGCGCTTCGTATACCCGTAAATTTGGTGACCACGAATTTTTATTACTTGCAGGGTACAATGAAGAGGAGCAGCGCTATGAAGAGTTGTATGGTTTTAGGTCTGATTTTTATACTACGAGCGTCCCCTCACTTAGCGGTGCCTTTGGTGATAATATAGTAGTGGATGATGAAATCCGCACTTGGGCCAATGTAGGTGTCTTTTCCAGGCTTAATTATAATTATAAGGGAAAGTACCTTTTAGAAATGAATTCACGCTATGATGCTTCTTCTAGGTTTGCGCCTGAAGATCGATGGGCATTTTTCCCGGCCGTTTCAGCAGGGTATAATATCCATGAGGAAAAATTCTGGCCACTGCAGGGAATAGTGGACAGGCTGAAAATAACAGGTAACTGGGGAGAGCAAGGTGATCCTGCTAGATCTGGTTTGTATCCATATATATCCACTATCGGCACGAATTCCCAAATAGGGACATTGATAGGTGGTACCAGGCCTCCTTCAGCGAGTCAGCCAAGCTTGATCCCTCAAAACCTAACTTGGGTACGTGTAAGAAATATAGGGTTTGGCGGAGAGATTGCCTTCTTTGGAAATCGTCTCCAAGCTGAATACCAGTGGTACCAAAGGACTTCATACGACCAAGTAGGGCCTGCCACCACTTTGCCAGAGGTGTTGGGAATTGAGCCTCCAAGGACAAACAACACCGTGTCAGAAACCAGGGGATGGGAAGTCATGGTCCGGTGGAATGATGACCTGTTTAATGTAGGAGGTAGTCCGTTGCAGTACAGTGTGCGGTTAGGCTTGTCTGATTATATTGGGTACGTGGTGGATTATGAAAACCCCAATGAAGCGGGACAAAGAGGGGTCTGGACGACCGGGCAACGATTTGGCGAGGTGTATGGAGTAGATGTAATCGGTATAGCACAAAATACCGAAGATGTATTGACGAACCCACATTGGGTAAAACACCCTCGAGCAAACTCCGAATGGTTCATACCGGGAGACATCTTATATGCAGATACCAATGGGGATGGAGTCATCGATGAAGGCAATGGAGGTTTTTGGTATGCCCAAGGAGACCGGAGGTTGCTCGGGTACAATTACCCCCGATATAGGTACAATATTTCCCTACAAGCCAGCTGGAAAGGCTTTAGTCTATCAGCATTATTTGATGGTGTAGGAAAACAGACGGTTCACTCTACCAGTAGGTCTTTGGTAGGGGCATTTAGATGGGTAGACCCTTATCTGTATGATGATCAGGGATACTGGAGGACAGATAATACAGATGCATTCCTTCCAAGGTATTATTGGACGATCAATAATCAGGTGCCCCATGTGGCCATGCCCAATAGCCGCTATGCCTTTAACCTTGCCCATCTCCGTATCAGGAACATTAATTTAAGCTACCAGCTACCGATGTCTTTGGCAGGGAAAGTAGGTTTAAATAATGTGACGTTTAACGCCAGTGTCGAAAATGTCGGGTTTGTATACCGAAAGCAATGGAACAAAAATGTCGACCCGCTCCAGATCGAGAATAACGGACAAATGTATCCTCCACTGAGGACATTTTCATTTGGCGTTAGGGTAGGAATCTGA